From a single Halodesulfovibrio marinisediminis DSM 17456 genomic region:
- a CDS encoding GGDEF domain-containing protein, translating to MPLSDKTIRFTCNNDGEIKAIISDGVNFFNAESGLPAIESIMPSSSISRYEAFIEEVKSAGVSFCESLPLITPNKTYIFSLFGALKDDSIFVVALVSKEFFLFEVYQDLMKVINEQDSMLRQAQKRASMKKALIEMEKEDLLNEYMEVNSELAKMQRELLKQHAELNDTFHLVEKLSQTDVLTGVANRRHILEKLTEEIERSNSYDLPLSILSLDIDHFKKINDRYGHSAGDQALITFSQTCQSQLRDSDLFGRMGGEEFIAILPHTYSKDALVTAKRICGKIKSTSTFYENKQISFTVSVGVACYKVNEDLEAFLNRADQALYRAKNEGRNRVVTF from the coding sequence ATGCCTCTAAGCGACAAGACAATTCGTTTTACATGTAACAATGACGGAGAAATAAAGGCCATCATTTCTGATGGTGTGAACTTCTTCAATGCGGAGTCTGGACTTCCAGCCATTGAGTCGATAATGCCCTCATCTTCAATTAGCCGCTATGAAGCTTTCATCGAAGAAGTTAAATCCGCTGGAGTCAGTTTTTGTGAATCACTTCCATTAATAACCCCGAATAAGACCTACATATTCTCTCTTTTCGGCGCTCTAAAGGATGACTCGATATTTGTCGTTGCCCTTGTAAGCAAAGAATTTTTTTTATTCGAAGTGTATCAAGACCTTATGAAGGTAATTAACGAGCAAGACTCCATGCTTCGGCAAGCCCAAAAAAGAGCTTCGATGAAAAAAGCCCTCATTGAAATGGAAAAAGAAGATTTGCTCAACGAGTATATGGAAGTCAACAGTGAACTGGCTAAGATGCAAAGGGAATTGCTGAAACAACATGCCGAGTTAAACGACACGTTTCATCTTGTCGAAAAGCTTAGTCAAACCGACGTGCTCACTGGGGTTGCTAATCGTAGGCACATATTAGAAAAGCTGACTGAAGAAATAGAACGAAGTAACAGCTATGACCTTCCGTTATCTATTCTTTCACTGGATATCGATCATTTTAAAAAAATCAACGATCGATACGGTCACAGTGCCGGAGATCAAGCTCTCATCACCTTTTCACAGACTTGCCAATCCCAACTCAGAGACAGTGACTTGTTTGGCAGAATGGGTGGTGAAGAATTTATTGCCATCCTTCCTCATACATACAGTAAAGATGCATTGGTTACTGCTAAACGCATATGTGGTAAAATAAAATCTACTTCAACATTCTACGAGAACAAGCAAATCTCATTTACAGTCAGCGTGGGGGTTGCATGTTACAAGGTCAATGAAGACCTTGAAGCTTTTTTAAACAGAGCAGATCAAGCCCTGTACCGTGCTAAGAACGAAGGACGAAATAGAGTAGTTACGTTCTAA
- a CDS encoding DUF2959 domain-containing protein yields MHAKTIRTAAILLMLAGATILTGCQSAYYSAMESVGVHKRDLMVDRVENARDTQTEAKEQFSSALEQFQVVLGKDGGELQDIYEQLNDEYEECKALADEVKDRIDSVEDVSEALFDEWEQEISEYSSKKLASKSRRKLIQTKAQYKTMISAMRRAEKSMKPVLTTLHDQVLYLKHNLNAQAISSLKEELGDIKVDVASLVKRMEHSINEANQFISTMK; encoded by the coding sequence ATGCATGCAAAGACAATCCGTACTGCAGCAATACTGCTGATGCTGGCCGGAGCAACGATACTAACCGGATGCCAGAGTGCGTACTATTCCGCTATGGAGTCCGTGGGCGTTCATAAACGCGATTTGATGGTGGACCGAGTTGAAAATGCTCGTGACACCCAGACTGAAGCCAAAGAACAATTCAGTTCTGCGCTGGAGCAGTTCCAAGTGGTACTTGGCAAAGACGGCGGCGAGTTACAGGACATTTACGAGCAGTTGAATGACGAATACGAAGAATGCAAAGCTCTCGCTGATGAAGTGAAGGACCGTATTGATTCCGTTGAAGACGTGTCAGAGGCTCTGTTCGATGAATGGGAACAGGAAATTTCTGAATATTCCAGTAAGAAACTGGCATCAAAAAGCCGCAGAAAGCTGATTCAGACCAAAGCACAGTACAAGACCATGATCTCAGCCATGCGCCGTGCAGAAAAGTCCATGAAGCCTGTACTGACCACCTTGCACGATCAGGTGCTGTACCTGAAGCATAACCTCAACGCTCAGGCAATCTCCTCCCTGAAGGAAGAGCTCGGCGACATTAAGGTGGACGTAGCTTCTCTTGTTAAACGCATGGAACACTCCATTAACGAAGCCAACCAGTTCATCAGCACCATGAAATAA
- a CDS encoding CmpA/NrtA family ABC transporter substrate-binding protein gives MLGKKFLKRGKKLVLLATVLCLSVVFCASGAIAANKKTPRLYMGYIFTTHHTPLMVAAMKGEAFKESGAYFKEMVSKQKYELLSKDGKSLAVINLIVSKSGSETTTLFAQERLDLGLASSTAFMSGIDKGTKMKILCPLHVDGMSMVFPQGSTIQGWSDVKALIEKSNKPLKIGYHSPTSAPRIAFEGALHNVGYKISQNANDADADILLVDLKSTSNLIPALVSKQVDCWVGPAPHPVVAEHKHVGHIGLNSRELPPAGQWEDFPCCVMGASNKVIASNPEAVQGITDLLAFACKWANENKTETAKISGNWIGVPVKAVEKSTIVYTTTPTEKWLKGEGMFLNMLQSMNKLKGSLKTADLKAATPTLFDFTFIKKTQNES, from the coding sequence ATGCTTGGCAAAAAATTTTTAAAACGTGGAAAAAAGCTTGTTCTGTTAGCGACGGTGCTTTGCTTATCTGTTGTTTTCTGTGCTAGCGGCGCAATCGCGGCGAACAAGAAAACACCTCGCCTCTACATGGGCTACATATTCACTACTCACCATACCCCTTTGATGGTAGCAGCCATGAAAGGAGAAGCCTTCAAAGAATCCGGCGCTTACTTTAAGGAAATGGTTTCGAAACAAAAATACGAACTGCTTTCCAAGGACGGAAAATCTCTTGCCGTTATCAACTTGATCGTCTCCAAAAGCGGTTCCGAAACAACCACCCTCTTTGCTCAGGAGCGTCTTGATCTTGGACTCGCTTCAAGTACTGCTTTCATGAGCGGCATCGATAAGGGCACTAAGATGAAGATTCTTTGCCCATTGCATGTCGACGGCATGAGCATGGTATTTCCACAGGGCAGCACCATCCAAGGCTGGAGCGATGTAAAAGCACTCATTGAAAAATCAAATAAGCCTCTTAAAATCGGCTACCATTCACCTACAAGTGCTCCACGTATCGCTTTTGAAGGAGCTCTTCACAATGTAGGTTACAAAATCTCCCAAAACGCCAACGACGCAGACGCAGACATTCTTCTTGTTGACCTGAAATCTACTTCAAACCTCATTCCTGCTCTTGTAAGCAAACAGGTTGACTGTTGGGTGGGACCTGCTCCACACCCTGTAGTGGCAGAGCACAAACACGTCGGCCATATTGGTCTGAATTCCCGAGAACTTCCTCCAGCAGGTCAATGGGAAGATTTCCCGTGTTGTGTTATGGGAGCCAGCAACAAGGTTATTGCTTCTAATCCTGAAGCAGTACAGGGCATCACTGACTTGTTAGCATTTGCCTGCAAATGGGCAAATGAAAACAAAACCGAAACTGCGAAGATTTCCGGCAACTGGATTGGCGTTCCTGTAAAAGCCGTTGAGAAATCAACGATTGTTTACACTACCACTCCTACAGAAAAGTGGCTTAAAGGCGAAGGAATGTTCCTGAACATGCTGCAAAGCATGAACAAGCTCAAAGGGTCTCTTAAAACCGCAGACCTGAAGGCCGCCACCCCAACACTGTTTGACTTCACATTCATCAAAAAGACTCAGAACGAGAGTTAA
- a CDS encoding cobalamin B12-binding domain-containing protein, with protein MSRESLIKSADNIIQSSPLIAQSLEGLAEVMANDLNSRMINKTNLEELIGKNNIPLMVTNHDKFFAYFNSLISLYDPVTFIETIIWALRSYISKGFVPAYWQTMIPEAVKVVQKHLPEDQFRQVRNIYDWFQNNILELVRVSKNTPSFYEEVGTLNGILEDKNPPSGTRLLAHNYLTLLLEGQRKEAITTILEHVKSGLPLKEVYLDVLQPAMYEVGRLWQTGKIDIATGHYITASTQLAMAHLFPHAITEKRGGKVMLGSSLGSELHELGLRMVCDFFEYEGWNTYFMGATSSDKSFIKAIKEKRPDIVCLSVTMQVGVPHARDLIKTLRAQLASDCPNIIVGGLPFSINPKLAQIVGADAVGTNAQETIEQATILVTS; from the coding sequence ATGTCACGTGAATCTTTAATCAAATCAGCTGACAACATCATTCAGTCTTCGCCATTAATTGCACAGTCTCTCGAAGGACTGGCAGAGGTTATGGCGAACGACTTGAACTCGCGCATGATTAATAAAACTAATCTTGAAGAGCTGATAGGAAAGAACAATATTCCTCTAATGGTGACCAATCATGACAAATTTTTCGCCTACTTCAACTCACTCATATCGCTCTATGATCCTGTTACATTTATCGAAACCATCATCTGGGCGTTAAGGAGTTACATCAGTAAGGGATTTGTTCCAGCCTATTGGCAAACGATGATTCCGGAAGCTGTCAAAGTTGTGCAAAAACACCTCCCTGAAGACCAGTTCAGGCAAGTTAGAAACATTTACGACTGGTTTCAAAATAACATATTGGAGCTTGTCAGAGTGAGTAAGAATACTCCCTCGTTTTATGAAGAAGTAGGAACGCTGAATGGAATTCTTGAAGATAAAAATCCCCCCTCAGGCACGAGACTCTTAGCCCACAACTACCTGACATTACTTCTGGAAGGCCAACGAAAAGAAGCCATTACAACCATCTTGGAGCACGTTAAATCAGGACTTCCGCTGAAGGAAGTCTATTTAGATGTATTGCAACCAGCAATGTATGAGGTTGGACGACTATGGCAAACCGGCAAGATTGATATTGCTACCGGGCACTACATTACAGCTTCCACCCAACTGGCAATGGCTCATTTATTTCCACACGCAATAACTGAAAAAAGGGGTGGGAAGGTGATGCTTGGTAGCAGCTTGGGAAGCGAACTCCATGAATTAGGTCTGCGTATGGTGTGCGACTTTTTTGAATACGAAGGCTGGAACACTTACTTCATGGGCGCAACAAGCTCAGACAAAAGTTTCATCAAGGCGATCAAAGAAAAACGACCTGATATTGTTTGTCTATCAGTAACGATGCAGGTAGGCGTTCCACATGCTAGAGATCTCATAAAAACATTACGTGCCCAACTGGCTAGTGATTGCCCCAACATCATCGTCGGCGGGCTTCCGTTTTCGATTAATCCTAAACTCGCTCAGATTGTCGGCGCCGACGCAGTAGGAACAAATGCACAGGAAACAATAGAACAGGCTACCATTCTTGTTACATCTTAG
- a CDS encoding double-cubane-cluster-containing anaerobic reductase produces the protein MSTTEKLLTCIEHFKSIPEHSIVELDNFRERGGLVVGVYCIYAPSELIRATGAVPVGLCGKRHDPIQAAENDLPSSLCPLIKSSYGYAITDKCPFFSLSDVLAAESTCDGKKKMYELMGRLKPLHVMQLPHTQKGEAVHRYWVDSLHDLEAFLVTHGAQPIKSKELQRQIKLHNQMRTKLASVMHLAADERSPLRGSDLLAVQESKGFVVDIEGYLDQLDNLEQELRAYLAQPNLKPQSGPRLMLTGVPVGKGSEKVIRIAEELGARVVCMENCTGVKGLELLADEEATPYEALAERYLRIPCSCMSPNSGRKKSLGELGKEFGVHGVIDLTWLGCHTYNTEAYSVQKWVEEALGVPSLHLETDYSDSDVEQLRTRIEAYLELIDL, from the coding sequence ATGTCTACAACTGAAAAATTATTAACATGTATAGAGCATTTTAAATCTATCCCCGAACACAGCATTGTCGAGCTGGATAATTTTCGGGAGCGTGGCGGACTGGTTGTTGGAGTATACTGCATTTATGCGCCAAGCGAACTTATTCGCGCCACAGGTGCTGTGCCAGTAGGACTCTGCGGCAAACGACACGATCCTATACAGGCAGCAGAAAATGACCTGCCTTCCAGCCTCTGCCCTCTCATCAAGTCCAGCTATGGATACGCAATCACAGACAAATGTCCCTTTTTCAGCCTCTCTGATGTTCTCGCCGCCGAGTCCACCTGCGACGGGAAAAAAAAGATGTACGAGCTCATGGGGAGATTGAAGCCCCTGCACGTAATGCAGCTGCCTCACACGCAGAAAGGAGAAGCGGTACACCGTTATTGGGTTGACTCCCTGCATGATCTGGAAGCTTTTCTGGTTACGCATGGGGCACAGCCCATCAAAAGCAAGGAACTTCAACGTCAAATCAAACTGCACAACCAGATGCGAACCAAGCTGGCTAGTGTGATGCATCTGGCCGCAGATGAGCGTTCACCTCTTCGGGGAAGTGACCTTTTAGCCGTACAGGAAAGTAAAGGCTTTGTGGTGGATATTGAGGGATATCTAGACCAACTGGATAACCTTGAGCAGGAGTTGCGCGCTTATCTAGCGCAACCCAACTTAAAACCACAGTCCGGTCCCCGCTTGATGCTCACAGGTGTTCCTGTTGGCAAAGGCTCAGAAAAGGTCATTCGCATTGCCGAAGAACTGGGTGCCCGTGTCGTATGTATGGAAAATTGCACCGGTGTTAAAGGTCTCGAGCTGCTCGCAGACGAAGAAGCTACACCATATGAAGCCTTGGCTGAACGCTATCTTCGCATCCCTTGTTCATGCATGTCCCCTAATTCGGGCCGAAAGAAAAGTCTTGGCGAACTGGGAAAAGAGTTCGGAGTTCATGGCGTGATAGATCTCACATGGCTCGGATGCCATACATACAATACCGAGGCCTATTCTGTTCAGAAGTGGGTGGAGGAAGCTCTAGGCGTTCCATCGTTACATTTAGAGACAGATTATTCAGATTCGGATGTGGAGCAATTGCGCACTCGTATTGAAGCTTACTTGGAATTAATCGACCTATAA
- a CDS encoding ABC transporter ATP-binding protein, with translation MQETNDNILHVERLSKEFTTERGEQLIAVDNVNLNVSSNEFVCIVGPSGCGKSTMLRIIAGLEEASAGNVRYRGTPVTKPGKRIGMVFQEYSLFPWLSVLDNTAAGLEFAGIPRERRREQAKEYLKIVGMSEFAEAYPHELSGGMRQRVAIARALANDPDVLLMDEPFGALDAHTRILLQRELLRIWEMTHKTILFVTHSVDEAVYLADRIIIMSHRPGKIRDVLTVDMDRPRSRAMPEFGKLTDSILTALEY, from the coding sequence ATGCAAGAAACAAACGACAACATTCTCCATGTCGAAAGGCTGAGCAAAGAGTTCACAACAGAGCGAGGCGAACAGCTCATAGCCGTGGATAACGTTAACTTGAACGTTTCAAGCAATGAATTTGTCTGCATTGTGGGACCTTCCGGGTGCGGTAAGTCCACCATGTTACGAATCATCGCAGGTCTTGAAGAGGCAAGCGCCGGTAACGTGCGCTACAGGGGAACGCCTGTAACCAAACCCGGCAAACGGATTGGCATGGTCTTTCAGGAATACTCACTCTTCCCTTGGCTGTCCGTTTTGGACAATACTGCAGCAGGACTGGAATTCGCAGGTATTCCACGAGAGAGAAGACGGGAACAGGCAAAAGAATACCTTAAGATCGTCGGTATGTCGGAGTTTGCAGAAGCATACCCGCACGAACTTTCGGGGGGCATGCGCCAGCGCGTGGCCATTGCGCGCGCCCTTGCCAATGACCCTGATGTTCTTCTCATGGATGAGCCTTTCGGAGCTCTTGATGCCCATACCCGCATTCTTCTACAGCGTGAGCTCCTACGTATATGGGAGATGACACACAAAACAATCCTTTTCGTCACCCATAGCGTTGATGAGGCCGTCTATCTGGCTGACAGAATCATCATCATGTCCCATCGTCCGGGAAAAATCCGTGACGTGCTGACAGTGGATATGGATCGTCCGCGCAGTCGCGCCATGCCTGAATTCGGAAAACTCACCGACTCAATTCTGACTGCGCTTGAATATTAG
- a CDS encoding ABC transporter permease, translating to MQRSTLRVMPQAIPLITPALFVALWMMVAAQVSNQVILPTVEQVLELLTQPLADIISMGSLASNVLVSLVRVIIGYFVAAAIAIPMGVVMGYYGLAFKLFNNFLNLFRPIPPLAWVPLVMAWFGVSSFATVLGVETGQAYIYLNNIKFSMVFIIFIGAFYPILTATLHGVTGVNKTLIDSARVLGASERQVFAKVLIPAAMPSIITGMRIGLGIAWMCLVSAEMLPGSLSGVGYLITHAYTLASTDIVIAGMISIGVVGALMDLMFREFERKKYSWRRQVK from the coding sequence ATGCAACGGAGCACGTTACGCGTCATGCCCCAAGCAATACCGCTCATCACACCGGCATTGTTTGTCGCACTTTGGATGATGGTGGCGGCACAAGTAAGCAATCAGGTAATATTACCAACGGTTGAACAAGTTCTTGAACTGCTAACTCAACCTCTGGCAGACATCATCAGCATGGGCTCATTAGCCAGTAACGTTCTGGTTAGTCTTGTCCGAGTGATCATAGGCTATTTTGTCGCGGCAGCAATCGCCATTCCTATGGGTGTGGTCATGGGCTATTATGGGCTGGCTTTCAAGCTCTTCAATAATTTCCTCAATCTGTTTCGCCCCATTCCCCCTCTGGCATGGGTTCCACTGGTGATGGCATGGTTTGGTGTTTCCAGCTTTGCAACAGTGTTGGGTGTCGAGACAGGCCAAGCGTACATCTACCTGAACAACATAAAATTTTCGATGGTCTTTATTATCTTCATCGGAGCCTTTTACCCAATCCTTACCGCCACACTGCACGGTGTGACTGGCGTGAACAAGACTCTGATCGATTCTGCCCGCGTGCTTGGTGCCAGCGAAAGACAGGTATTCGCCAAAGTACTCATCCCTGCCGCCATGCCATCCATCATCACCGGTATGCGCATCGGTCTGGGTATCGCCTGGATGTGCCTTGTTTCCGCGGAAATGCTGCCGGGGTCGCTTTCAGGCGTAGGCTATCTCATTACCCACGCCTACACACTGGCTTCCACTGACATTGTCATTGCAGGTATGATTTCAATCGGCGTTGTCGGCGCCCTCATGGATCTCATGTTCAGAGAATTTGAGAGGAAAAAATATTCATGGCGCAGGCAGGTTAAGTAG
- a CDS encoding sensor domain-containing diguanylate cyclase: protein MEPPYVKDILFSLVDGIYAVDTTRRILFWNDGAEKLTGYSSAEVLGRRCAENVLCHISSEGQVLCNNGCPLKAAIHDGSVGEAVVFLHHKQGHRLPVSLKASPLRDENGNIIGAVETFSLASSRENVLKRFEKMHKAAFLDKLTGIGNRRFGEATLENLSLQLPSTSYAVLFVDIDHFKDVNDTWGHAAGDDVLRMVANSLTSGIRKDDSAFRWGGEEFLIVLPNCAPKELANVGERLRMLVENSWLEHDGTILKVTASFGGTIANKDEDTNSVLQRADEQLYLSKGNGRNRVSIAIEQSQEEPNSKAR from the coding sequence ATGGAACCCCCGTATGTTAAAGATATTTTGTTTTCGCTTGTTGATGGAATATATGCCGTAGATACAACACGTAGAATATTGTTTTGGAACGACGGAGCAGAAAAGCTTACAGGCTATAGTTCCGCTGAAGTACTAGGTCGACGATGTGCTGAAAATGTGCTGTGCCACATTAGCTCAGAGGGACAGGTATTGTGCAACAACGGCTGTCCTCTAAAAGCGGCAATTCACGATGGCTCTGTCGGAGAGGCAGTTGTTTTTTTACATCACAAACAAGGTCACCGCTTGCCTGTGTCGCTTAAAGCTTCTCCTTTAAGAGATGAGAATGGCAATATCATTGGAGCAGTTGAGACGTTTTCTTTAGCTTCTTCTCGGGAAAATGTTTTGAAACGATTTGAAAAAATGCACAAAGCCGCCTTCCTAGATAAGCTGACAGGCATTGGCAACAGACGTTTTGGAGAAGCAACGCTGGAGAATTTATCTCTGCAGCTGCCCTCCACCTCCTATGCTGTGTTATTTGTTGATATTGACCATTTTAAAGATGTTAACGACACATGGGGACATGCAGCAGGCGATGACGTTCTCCGTATGGTTGCCAACTCTCTTACCTCAGGCATACGGAAAGATGATTCTGCTTTTCGCTGGGGCGGAGAAGAATTCTTAATAGTTCTTCCCAACTGCGCCCCCAAAGAATTAGCAAATGTAGGAGAAAGGCTACGAATGCTGGTTGAAAACAGTTGGCTGGAACACGACGGAACTATTCTCAAGGTAACTGCATCATTTGGTGGGACAATTGCCAACAAGGATGAAGACACCAACTCCGTATTGCAGCGAGCTGACGAACAACTGTACCTTAGCAAAGGAAATGGTAGAAACAGGGTAAGCATTGCCATCGAACAGTCGCAAGAAGAGCCAAACTCTAAAGCAAGGTAA